From one Humulus lupulus chromosome 8, drHumLupu1.1, whole genome shotgun sequence genomic stretch:
- the LOC133795895 gene encoding large ribosomal subunit protein eL37x: protein MGKGTGSFGKRRNKTHTLCVRCGRRSFHLQKSRCSACAYPAARKRTYNWSVKAIRRKTTGTGRMRYLRNVPRRFKSGFREGTQAAPRSKGAAAATA from the exons ATG GGTAAGGGAACTGGAAGTTTCGGTAAGAGGAGGAACAAGACCCACACTCTCTGTGTGAGGTGTGGCCGTCGCAGTTTCCATCTTCAGAAGAGTCGATGCTCAGCTTGTGCTTACCCAGCTGCCCGCAAGAGGACTT ACAACTGGAGTGTCAAGGCGATCCGTAGGAAGACCACTGGCACCGGAAGGATGAGGTACCTGCGCAACGTTCCTCGCAGATTCAAGAGTGGTTTCAGAGAGg GAACTCAAGCAGCACCCAGGAGCAAGGGAGCAGCTGCAGCTACCGCATAA
- the LOC133795896 gene encoding kinesin-like protein KIN-13B yields MNGMGRQGQRSGTTGVHHQRQYSDNFLESSSNGRWLQSAGLQHLQSSSANPPLQDFGFYGSVGGAQGSRMYRNAQRGFNDFYMEPSTPPRRKNGDDSPNEFSPGLLDLHSFDTELLPEMPVSGLYDGNSLYHPVRGRSFDDSEPYLTKQTGRARGLPENNLLKSLAVDKEKASAVAKIKVVVRKRPLNKKELAKNEEDIIDTYSNSLTVHETKLKVDLTEYVEKHEFVFDAVLNEEVSNDEVYRETVEPIVPIIFQRTKATCFAYGQTGSGKTYTMKPLPLKASRDILRLMHHTYRNHGFQLFVSFFEIYGGKLFDLLNERKKLCMREDGKQQVCIVGLQEYRVSDVETIKELIERGSATRSTGTTGANEESSRSHAILQLAIKRSADGSESKPPRLVGKLSFIDLAGSERGADTTDNDKQTRMEGAEINKSLLALKECIRALDNDQGHIPFRGSKLTEVLRDSFMGNSRTVMVSCISPSSGSCEHTLNTLRYADRVKSLSKGSNPKKDVLPPTLNLKESTTVPLSSALQTSSTFEDEQADSDDFDAPEETYEPPKSLWKKNGKPESYGFSNAEEKLRRPNGQPKWKEMPKVDSKSSHSDDDLNVLLQEEEDLVNAHRKQVEDTMNIVKEEMNLLVEADQPGNQLDDYVSKLNAILSQKAAGIMQLQTRLAQFQKRLKEHNVLVSSSGY; encoded by the exons GATTTTGGTTTCTATGGTAGTGTTGGTGGAGCACAAGGGTCTAGAATGTATCGGAATGCCCAGAGGGGCTTCAATGACTTTTACATGGAGCCATCTACCCCTCCGAGGAGGAAGAACGGTGATGACTCGCCCAATGAGTTTAGTCCTGGACTATTGGATCTGCATTCTTTTGACACCGAGCTTCTTCCTGAG ATGCCAGTCTCTGGTTTGTATGATGGTAATTCTCTGTATCATCCTGTTCGAGGCCGAAGTTTTGATGACTCTGAACCATACCTTACCAAGCAAACAGGCAGAGCTCGTGGTTTGCCAGAAAACAACCTCCTGAAAAGTCTTGCTGTAGACAAGGAGAAAGCCAGTGCTGTAGCAAAGATCAAAGTTGTG GTTCGGAAGAGACCACTTAACAAAAAGGAGCTGGCTAAGAATGAGGAAGATATCATAGATACATATTCTAATTCTCTAACAGTTCATGAGACTAAGCTCAAG GTTGACCTTACAGAATATGTAGAAAAGCATGAATTTGTTTTTGATGCAGTGCTGAATGAGGAGGTATCAAATGACGAG GTATACCGTGAGACTGTGGAGCCTATTGTTCCAATAATTTTTCAACGCACAAAGGCAACTTGTTTTGCTTATGGACAAACAG GTAGTGGAAAGACTTACACGATGAAACCATTGCCTCTTAAGGCATCACGAGATATCTTGAGGTTGATGCATCACACATACCGCAACCATGGATTTCAATTGTTTGTGAGCTTTTTTGAAATATACGGGGGAAAGCTTTTTGATCTCCTCAATGAACGAAA AAAACTTTGTATGAGAGAGGATGGAAAGCAGCAAGTTTGCATTGTGGGCTTGCAAGAATACAGGGTGTCTGATGTAGAGACAATAAAGGAGCTCATTGAGAGAGGAAGTGCCACCAGAAGTACTGGTACAACTGGTGCAAATGAAGAATCCTCTCGTTCACATGCCATACTTCAGCTTGCTATAAAGAGATCAGCTGATGGCAGTGAATCAAAGCCTCCCCGTCTTGTTGGCAAGCTCTCATTCATTGACCTTGCTGGAAGTGAACGTGGTGCTGACACTACAGATAATGATAAACAGACAAG AATGGAAGGTGCTGAAATCAATAAGAGTTTGCTTGCATTGAAAGAATGCATAAGAGCTCTTGACAATGACCAGGGTCACATTCCATTCAGAGGCAGTAAATTAACTGAAGTTCTTAGGGATTCTTTCATGGGTAATTCACGCACTGTGATGGTGTCGTGCATATCACCAAGTTCAGGATCATGCGAACATACTCTCAATACACTCAGATATGCAGATAG AGTGAAGAGCCTCTCAAAGGGGAGCAACCCAAAGAAGGATGTGTTACCTCCAACCTTGAACCTTAAGGAGTCAACAACAGTGCCCCTATCTTCTGCTTTACAAACTTCCTCTAcatttgaggatgaacaagctgaCAGTGATGATTTTGATGCTCCAGAAGAAACTTATGAGCCGCCAAAATCATTATGGAAAAAGAACGGGAAGCCAGAATCGTATGGGTTTTCAAATGCAGAAGAAAAATTACGGAGACCCAATGGTCAGCCAAAATGGAAAGAAATGCCAAAGGTTGATTCCAAAAGCTCACATTCAGACGATGATTTGAATGTCCTCTTACAG GAAGAGGAAGACCTTGTTAATGCTCACAGGAAGCAAGTGGAGGATACAATGAATATTGTTAAAGAG GAGATGAATCTATTGGTTGAAGCAGATCAACCAGGGAATCAGCTGGATGATTATGTTTCCAAATTGAATGCCATTCTATCTCAGAAGGCTGCAGGGATTATGCAATTACAAACCCGTTTGGCGCAATTTCAGAAGCGTCTTAAAGAACACAATGTTCTTGTATCTTCTTCTGGTTACTGA